Part of the Babylonia areolata isolate BAREFJ2019XMU chromosome 4, ASM4173473v1, whole genome shotgun sequence genome, acacacacacacacacacacacacacacaaacactcattctTACAAACATAAAgacccacaccttcacacacacacacacagacaccaaccccccacatacatgaatacaaacaaaaacatcacacactaTCCCACCTTTAAGGTGTCGTCATACGTGAAGCGTGTGCGGGGATTCCTGACAGCGTCCCAGACAATTTTGGGTGGAGCAAGGATAAATCCCTTTCCGATGTAGCTGTGTAGACAATGTCACCCAAAGCACAGTCATGTGCCGTGCAAAGCACTGCTAACAGTGAAAGGTTAACTGCATTAATGCGCAAACCAACTACTGAATAAGGCTGCAGccaggaaaaagaacaaaagggaAAAATGACAGCAAATGGTAACAACCTATTTTATGACCATTAACAACTGTGACTGAGACTAACCTGTACAAACATTATACACAACCATGTTGCCAACTATGTACTGTGCAAGAACTGTAAACTACAGCACAATGAAATACTGGTCaggcacgaaaaaaacaaaacaactttgaaTCACCAATACTCTCAGGTTCTATACCTACCACTTTACAAATACTGAAAATAAGTGATCTTTACAAAGCACCTAAACTACAGCACAGTCTTCTACAGGATATCAAACATGTAAAACCACTCAACCGTCATGGGACTCCTCTAACATAAATCAAAATTTGTGACAGGCATTAAAAAGAGTAAACAATGGCCCACTGCTATCATTACATCACAAAAATTTGTCCACTGCTCATTTGATTTCTTAAGTGAGTGAATTCCACTTGACCGAGATAGatttccaaatgtgtgtgtgtgtgtgtgtgtgtgtgtgtgtgtgtgagtgtgagtatgtatgtgtgtgtgtgttgtacatgtgtgtacgcaTATGCATGGGTATGGGagcgtgtgtgcttatgtgtgcgtgtttggctgtgcatgtgtatgttggtgtgggaTATCTCACTTTACTGTAAATGACTATTTGTAaatgcattttgaaaaaaaaaaagaaaagaaaaaagaaaacaataaaaaaagaatgaaaaaacagaagagagaaagaacaacaacaaaaaaaagcaagagaaagacagcaagaagacAGAAGAGATCAGAGAAAGAAGGGATGAGTACAGTACAGGATGGAGCCTCACCTCTGTACAGTGCAGCCATGTGGAGGGACTTTCTTCAGGATCACAATGTTGTTCTCAAAGCTCATGTATCTGAAACGATGCACACGACTATACATACCCTGTTAGTTCCGGTCAGATAAATCgccaaacaagcaaacactaacacacacacacacacacacacacatatatatatatatatatatatacatgtcaaggcacacatgcagacaagacTCACTAACACATAAAAAcattgaaaaacacacacacatacacacacacacaacgctaatCATCAGCCCTGCGGGTTATTTGCTgaaacataatcatacacacattcCTAAACTTttaaaccaacccaaaacaaataaatgaaagcaTGATTAAAATGACAATCATTTCAGTAAGGAAcacatatcacaacccccctccttctccctccaacACCCTAAAAAAATCCACATATGAAGTGATGAGCAAGGAACGATTTCACTCAAAACAACAGTttaacaagcagaaaaaaaagatgatatgaACTGATGACGAACTAACACCAAACCACCACAAACCATCACACATGACCATCCAGCATAAAAAAACATGATGTGAACTAAtgaagaaaggaaattttctatctaaaattacgtttaagtaacatacttaaccgtgacccactagtgcagattccggcaggggtctgacattcctgtcctgtgcaaactactatctgcctatgcggagaaaacaaaagtagctatggccgataacctcccggaagtaggtaaccttccCTTTGCCCCCCgattagcgccctctttttctggcagccatcatgactcctgttcctgtgctcttcatatggctaagtttttttcgtattttctgtctgtctgtcgattctctggcgttctggttttttgtcaaattatgtctccaaccaggtcacataattacatagctcgattgggcgatcgcgctaatattaaggcgcgatcgcaatcgattcgctaacactctgggccctctactccttgCCCTCTCAACAATGCCAACCCGCAACTAATGTTTAACCAACCCCAAACATTCACCAAGCGTCACCTACATCCATCCACTGGACACCTCTGCCTGAACACTGGCCGTTGTCTCCAGGTCTATGTTGGACGCTCGCAGCGCCTGAAACCAAAGACAACAATTATGTGCAGTTAGAAAGTCCAGTCAATTTCATCATCTCCAAAGAgatacacattttctctctcacacagacacacccacacacacatctatctatgtatctatctaagtATATCTATATAACATACTGACAAACAGCAACTCAAACACTTACCTCAGCCATAACATCAGCAGCAGCTTGGTTGATCATGGTTCTGTAACGTGCGATCTGTTTTTCTGGATAACCAAAATATAACAAAACATGTTGAAACTCTTTATGTCtgaagtactgtattgtattgtattgtattgcattgtattgtatgtattgtactgtactgtacttattgtactgcattgtatacTACACTTGTGCACTTATATAAATTTCTGCTTGCAGTGTGCAATGTAGttttctggattaaaaaaaaaatctaaaacttTTTATGACTGATGTATACTACACCTGTACTTCTGCTTGTGATGTGTGTTCTTTCCTTATGGTCACACAAGGCTTGATCCCCCTCAGCAAGTGACCAGACTATCATTATCTTCAATGTGTAATGGTCGTGATTCTGTGTTTTGGGAGTCTGCTCTTTGTCACGTCTGCTTTCATATGATTATCAAATGTAAAATCAATTTCACAGTTAAAGAATCTATGTaaactctggtgtgtgtgtgtgcgtgcatgcgtgcgtgcgtgtgtgtgtgtctgtgtgtgtgtgtctgtgcgtgtctgtgtgtctgtgtgtgtgcatgagtgcaagTTCAATGGTGACAAGAAAAAGCTCAATCATTTACCACATATCATGTTTTGTGTACAAGACGTATTCTACAGAAGCCATAGGCCACAGTAAGTGTGATGAGGAAAGGGGACAGGGAAGGGCAACTGGGGCAGAGGGATCCATGACACACACTTGAGTGTGTAACAGATGTTTAGGTAACCTTTGTATAACCCTGGAGCAGCAATCAAATCCTCCTTACCTGCAAGCTGTGACCGGCATTATCATTAtgcacttttgtgtgtgtctcttgccctgactaagtgtgtgtgtgcataggtctGTATTCTcattgtaactgtgtgtgtgtcatatatatatgacagtgtgCGATGGTTGAAACTCATCACTGTACTAAAACTGTTGTCAGCAAGTTTATGCCTGTCTTTCGACCATTACAGTCTGAAAGGGTGCTTTTATTAACCAGGTCATAATATACATAGTTTCACTGGTAAATACACTTGATTTACtgatcagaatacctttattaaaCAGGTTGTAATATATATTTTCACTggtacatacacctgactgagaATACCTCTTAAATTCTTTTTCTCTGAGTCTCAAAAACTAATATACCTATCACATCCTCCCTCTTTCTACGTTGTACAAGTGAGGCAGtcatcatacaaacacacaagtgtCTGGTTTTGTTTGCACATTCTTTTCAGCTGATACACACCTGAAGCCTCGCTGTTGGGAAGTAACACCTCTGCCTGCAGAGAAGGACTGTGGCGTGCTGCTCCTTCACTGAATGCTCTCCGCAGCTCCCCCCGCTTCCCGtctccaccccccgcctcctcctccttgtccccctctcccttgtctccacccctctcccccttttctgcGGCCTGAGCTTGGATGCTGTCACCAGGGGACTGTTCCGAGTCCTGGGAATCCGATTCGTTCTCCTCCTGAATCACCTGGGGCTGATCAGAGGCCAGCCCCGACCTCGCCAAAAGTCCCCCGCTTGAGCTGCGGTAGTGGAGGATGGAAGACGATCGGCGGATCATGTCCGAATCGTCAGGTTTCAAAGTCAGGTCCTTGTTGGTGTTGCCTGACGAACGCTTATCGACGAACTGTCGGAAGCGGGAGATGAGAGAGCCCTGCTGCTGTGCGGGACCAGCAGCGCTCGGTTTCTCTGCGATTttgatgggggaggtggtggtggagaggtggtgggggagagagatgtggatcAGAGGCGTCATCTTGACGCGACGCAACTGGATGTATTCgctgagggaggagaggaggacggAGGGGCTTTCGTCGGCCGGAATGATGGGAGTAGACTGTGGGGCCGACCAGGTCACAACCGTCAACAGACTGTGGTCTGggtctgtggacacacacacatatacacacatttatacacacacacacatacacacacacacaaatactggtGATGAAGCATTGAATGATACATTTTGCTGTGGTCTACTTGTTGGAAGATACAAAATACTTATAGCCTTTGTATAAGTTAGGTCTTTTTATGTTAATTCTATTTTcattaattgatttttttaagtTGGGTATTTTTTCTGCTACTCAATGAAGATTTTATGTTAAATTCataactgacacagagagacagaaggagcgcTTACCTTCAACTGGCTGGATAAGGAAGAAAACCAGTGACTGATCTTCTTCGTTCATCTGTAGTAGCCAGCTGCAGCCATTGTCTTCCCTGTGCCAGTACCTGGGCATAGACAGACAGCTGTTCagcttcacagagagagggagtgagagtaaatgagagcggcagagagacagacagagaggaagacagagacagacacagagaaagactcaGAAACTGAGACTGAGAGCAAATGGCAGACTCAATTTATATAATAATATTACAATATTTGTTTCTCCTCTGGTATTCATggacgttcgttcgttcttttgcttaacgtctatccacatttgtgattttagatgaaaatccattatcttccccaccccacccatgccttaaatcattacTACTTTCATATTCATGGACTTCAGTGCCCAGGTGTGCAAGAACCCATTTCCACTGGtaggttgttgttgattttttcatgTGTATAACCAGTTTCATTCCCCCAATGTTTTCCAGGTGCATCAACCACAAGAATGTTCTCCCTTACCTTTTATAGTCttcaatgacagtgtgtgtgaaaatgttggcACTGTTGTTTCTCTGCCAGGGCCAGTAGTATCTGGACGGCTTCACACGCTCTATGCGCACAAAGTCGTTCAGCACCGGCAGGGAGGTCATGCCCTTGCTGCGACCGTTGACCTCCGAGGACGGCAACTCATGCACACTGCGAGCAGCAATCACACCAGGCTTCCACTCACAGCTCAGTGAGGAGTCTTTGATCAGCTGCAGCAATGACTGGAatcgcagaagaaacaaaacaaaacataaatcacAAAATTCatgaaaaagaataaatgaaagcaACATGGATTGCTACAACTACCTCAAAGTCAAACACACATCTCTGTAAATAATTATATCTTCATCATGAACATTCTCTCCAAAGAAAACACAgtatattatatttttatttacaTGTGCAAACATTATTTCCCCATTTGCCCTCAcacctgagcacacacacacacacactcgaattgTTTCCTTTTTCACATATCAAATTTAAACGCTGTCATTCTGTAATcatcccccccagacccccctaaAAAAATTGTACCTGTACACTCTGTCATTCTTTCAatcattcaatcacacacacacacacacacacacacacacacacacacacacacacacaaacatgctcacacaaacatgctcacactctagtctgtctctctcagtctcacacacacacacacatacacacacacttttacaacacaccctttcccccacacagacagaaccaccacccaaacccaccTGTGTCGATGCCCTGATCCTGTCAAAGGTTGCGAACACCTTGATACAGGGGGCGCTGGAGGCACCATTGTTGGACGCCAAGCTCTGGGTGCTGTGCGAGGCACGGCTGAAAGTCAGGAAGTGGAACCACACGCGGTGACCATGGATGAAGCTGTGTATCTTCCAACCCTTCTGGTAGGACACGGGGAATGGCTGCCCAAACAGTGGGATACCCCCTCTTCACTGTGTGTGGCACTTCAATAAAAATCCTACACTGGATCTAGATCCATTTGCATGCCTGTGGCTGTGCATATATATTTTCTCTCAAACACACCTTGTTCCTGCATACAGACTAACATTATCTATTTCATTATGATCATAACAAAGATGTTGTTCACTCAATCACTGCCTCAATCGCTGACAAGTTCCATCAGCAGAACTAAGTTGATTATAAAATGTAGATAGGAAAATGAAAGTGTTTTTATTTTCTAagaaaaagttattttgaaaaaaacaaaatttaactaaccatacacaaacacacgtatacacacacaaaaaaagaaacctagAAAACATAACtcactaaaaagaaagaaaaaagaaagtgtaacttgccatacacacaaagaaaaattgTATATTTTAGAACACGCTGTATAGTAGTAACAGCAGAAGcagtatatttttgtttgccctTCTTCCACTTTCCAATAACCATTCTCCActcctacctccctctcctccacaccactcaacccctctctctctttccccaatctTTCTTATCAATCTGTTGCTCTTCATTTTCTCACCCTCTCAGTCTCACTTCAGTTCCTTTACTCAAGgtactggggggaaaaaacctcTTCGATTCAAAATACTCAGTGACAGAATTGAGAATATTATTTTTTCAATCACAAAATATGATCAAAATGCAATGATCAACACTATACCTTAGCATTCTTGAAGAGCTCCAGAACCTCAAGGATGTTGAAACTTTCCTGTTtctgtaaaacaacaaacaatcaaaaactaTTATTCTGAAAAAAGAATAACTAAGTATTTTTTCCTCCACCCTTCACTTGCTAAAGTATCAGTATTGGCATCCGCCATAAATCTGCAAActgtatgtgaatgtatgcatgccagtgtgtctgtggtaCTCTCCAGCCTGGTTGGCACCAGTAtgtatcatgaaataaaattttaacTAAATACTTATGTCTACATTCTCAAACCAAACTGGATCTTCACTGCATCattcaacagcaaaacaaaacaattttatatagtatatatatttcttattGATGgttatgaaataaagaaaaaatctcTGAATATCTTCATATTTTCTGACATTCTTTGTGCTCTGATTTCCTGGTGACCCAAGTTTAATTACAACTTCTACTTTCAATTTCATTGTGGGTTCATGCAAAGGCATCATTCATGCATATGTAACTGGGAACAGATTCACTTCTGAGCTAATAATACAGACAGCACATCATGATACTGACCTACAACCAGGAAAAGATTAAGTCAAAGGGCTGAGTTCTCATAAAACTGAGGAACATTCACTTCACCCACCTTCTGAGTCTGATCCAAAATGACCCACCCTTTTGCAAAAtgccatcaaacaaacaaacaaacaaaacaaaacaaaaaaacaaacaacaacaacaacaaaaaattcaaacATAGACTTTAGAAATTGGATTATACAGAGAATACTGTGTTtgcaagagagaaaaataaagagactccgggagagagagagagagagagagagagagagtgcggggggggggggaacctttaAATGGTAAATTACTTACCTTACTCAGAACATAGGCTTGCCCACTAAACCATCGGAGCAGTGAGAGATATCGCAGAGATAATAAGAGAATAATACACAAAATACAAATGATGAAAGTCAAAGAAAACAAATCCATCTTCTTTACTCTGGATGGGGTCTGTCTCTGTGACAGTGAAGATAGATCTATCTCAGAACCACAAGTGCAAAATTGTTAGTCCTTTCCTTTACAAAGTTACAATTCAACACCTATGTAAGCATAACTAAAACATTATTCTTCAGAAAGGGACACTGATGCCTTTGGACTCATCTTAAAGAATATAAGCAAGAACGGAAGTTTTTAGTGTTGAAATAAAGATTTATTCGCCAGTCTCATCGCAGTCTTGTGGCTGTCTCGTATCAGATTCGATTtgtcatgtgatgtgatgataGCTGACGAGTTTTTCCCATTCGATATTCACAACAGATTTTATAAATCAAGCGTCAACGTAAGCCTCATGGATAACAAACCCAAAAAGACGCTGTAAAGACTTGTAAAACTAGAGACCAACAAGATGCTGCATCACtttcttctttcagtttcttCTAAAACACAATGTTGTCTGCCACCAACCGGAAACGCTAAGAGTCAGCTCCCTTACTTTCAATCAAAATGGCATCCGCCAGACACTGTCTGTAACCGCGGGTAGCTGCACCATTTAAACGACGTATGTTTTGAATGAATATTTGTTCCTCATAGTTAATGTAGAATTTACTGGAGGATGTCCTTTCCATACACAACCTTTTTCATCATGAAAAATTTAAGAGATGTGGATTGAAACTCACTTTTTTGTTGACACAATCTGCTTATTGTTTGGCATGTAACACATAAGGGAACATGCTTTCGTTTTATTAGTTTCCTGAAAAAAATTAGGGACAGAAAACCATTGAAAACTATATGAATGACTCCATGAATATGAGAAACAGTGAAAAGAGTGTTGCCAGGATTTGAGGTCGTTAATGTGGCTTAAGAATCCCggtctctctcttgcctctcacTTT contains:
- the LOC143281040 gene encoding uncharacterized protein LOC143281040; translated protein: MDLFSLTFIICILCIILLLSLRYLSLLRWFSGQAYVLSKKQESFNILEVLELFKNAKPFPVSYQKGWKIHSFIHGHRVWFHFLTFSRASHSTQSLASNNGASSAPCIKVFATFDRIRASTQSLLQLIKDSSLSCEWKPGVIAARSVHELPSSEVNGRSKGMTSLPVLNDFVRIERVKPSRYYWPWQRNNSANIFTHTVIEDYKRYWHREDNGCSWLLQMNEEDQSLVFFLIQPVEDPDHSLLTVVTWSAPQSTPIIPADESPSVLLSSLSEYIQLRRVKMTPLIHISLPHHLSTTTSPIKIAEKPSAAGPAQQQGSLISRFRQFVDKRSSGNTNKDLTLKPDDSDMIRRSSSILHYRSSSGGLLARSGLASDQPQVIQEENESDSQDSEQSPGDSIQAQAAEKGERGGDKGEGDKEEEAGGGDGKRGELRRAFSEGAARHSPSLQAEVLLPNSEASEKQIARYRTMINQAAADVMAEALRASNIDLETTASVQAEVSSGWIYMSFENNIVILKKVPPHGCTVQSYIGKGFILAPPKIVWDAVRNPRTRFTYDDTLKKVDIVDQVAPGIKIVYLYQEVQQLLRKESCDLCCLQGERVEGSKFVLAYTSLEHPKVPPIEGVMRGKMVSSGWIIEPVHKDKKLYSLVTYLMQVDYGAAKPPSSERLPFEDMMSRHPMSISYLQQYLKPAVQLARRKFMLSCTNKKKSNTTRE